The Vespula pensylvanica isolate Volc-1 chromosome 5, ASM1446617v1, whole genome shotgun sequence genome includes a window with the following:
- the LOC122629511 gene encoding GTPase-activating Rap/Ran-GAP domain-like protein 3 isoform X1, producing the protein MSSLRRTTNQSTREGATSRRYAISGVSTKSVRNLLHSGTAPGSPLRLRSKYELRSISFEGSKVLPWTTRSTTDAISRRGVLSRRCYGSVEMLPQIEQDGSDNGRRFRVENGDSPGEKEEMFGSPNIPILENPEYQTRWYFKYFLGKLHQNYVASDHERNPLFLSVVMSEGGDQCVSHYRVILWRRTGAQKISLPFSANKTMTIRQILSNFFGLEKLDKAPREVLSPEIQKDLLLLEEQEGSVNFKFGVIYAKEGQTTDDEMLSNESGSPGFEKFLDILGEKIRLRGWDKYRGGLDVKGDMTGRESVYTIYAGHEVMYHVSTMLPYSKDNPQQLERKRHIGNDIVNIIYTDDPAAVDSFNPNCIRSQFTHVFAVVSALGLLKGWRVAIYCDETVPLFGPSLPCPPIFDDPYHLREFLLVKLINGEKATFNTPTFSRKRERTLDALLRDMYQEHAQDGKSNVSLQRDLLLNSMLNRRAFSDVVEAPGRRREETRTVEMVRVGQAVKLEAIVRGLAPTSLATVGPLKPRPWEPRCIYPDFPHVVICGDVWSENRMILATENGTFLVEEGFSHRMIFDESVQIKQLDVVEQHGILLFRGIDKGKESVYVFRLREFDYDSALSAKTYKFPEFFNNRDDEDEGDEHDEETEENGENEEDYRDGEIEEEDSEAIYPENFKFKSSLRSRARRQPRPPAVRSRAHIKDRKLARTRGCHLYSITRQGGSHLRMCAAVGRRLTVLQWKHNAAWTAWCSSADTDTIEGFLLLKEFTASESPILITMIESTEIGNEWMLCCGARHHYELFTASGSSRIVHVETNKPHIVAAIDLREDEEPELLLCYNNMCHFQKCSEESTAPTDFDFKWNSVPIAIACAFPYVIAFTADTMEIRLIINGNLVHTIAMPNLCLITSKRDIFFATTAPEFLSGKCERIRLDAKPTEKEEQTGSPPPTTQSSSSSRSNSQNNHSDWKPIRIYRIPLQTLSRNMTSTCNQRRCPSPVEPEIVSAPLTGGENNFLSVESPRILSRSCNSSPTPPSAAEDLIPTVCRK; encoded by the exons ATCCACGACGGATGCGATATCGAGGAGAGGTGTCCTATCGAGGCGATGCTATGGAAGTGTCGAGATG TTGCCACAAATCGAGCAGGACGGCTCCGACAATGGGAGAAGATTTCGAGTGGAGAACGGAGATTCTCCGggcgagaaagaggaa ATGTTCGGATCTCCGAATATACCGATATTGGAAAATCCCGAGTACCAAACGCGCTGGTACTTTAAATACTTTCTAGGAAAGC TGCATCAAAATTACGTGGCCTCGGATCATGAAAGGAatccactctttctctcggtgGTGATGAGCGAGGGTGGCGATCAATGCGTATCGCATTACAGGGTTATTTTATGGAGACGAACG GGAGCTCAAAAGATATCTCTGCCATTTTCGGCAAACAAGACGATGACCATCAGGCAAATCCTgag CAACTTCTTCGGCCTGGAAAAACTCGACAAGGCACCACGCGAAGTTTTGTCTCCTGAGATACAAAAG GACTTACTATTACTGGAAGAACAAGAAGGATCCGTCAACTTCAAGTTCGGTGTTATATACGCGAAGGAGGGTCAGACAACCGACGACGAGATGTTATCGAACG AAAGTGGCAGCCCCGGTTTCGAGAAGTTTCTCGACATTCTCGGTGAGAAGATACGACTCAGAGGTTGGGACAAGTACCGAGGCGGCCTGGATGTTAAAG GTGACATGACCGGAAGAGAAAGcgtttatacgatatatgcTGGTCACGAAGTGATGTACCACGTCAGCACAATGCTTCCTTACTCGAAGGATAATCCGCAGCagctcgagagaaagaggcatATTGGTAATGACATCGTCAACATCATTTATACAGATGATCCAGCAGCTGTGGATAGTTTCAATCCTAATTGCATAAGGAGTCAATTCACTC ACGTGTTTGCTGTGGTATCAGCATTAGGACTCCTTAAAGGTTGGCGAGTCGCCATTTATTGCGACGAAACGGTTCCTCTTTTTGGTCCAAGTCTTCCGTGTCCACCAATATTCGACGATCCTTATCACTTGCGTGAATTCCTTCTAGTCAAACTGATCAATGGCGAAAAAGCAACCTTCAATACGCCAACCTTttctagaaaaagagagagaactctgGATGCTCTCTTGCGTGATATGTATCAGGAACATGCGCAAGATGGCAAGAGCAACGTGAGTCTTCAGCGTGATCTTCTGTTAAAT AGTATGTTGAATCGTCGTGCGTTTTCTGACGTTGTGGAAGCACCTGGTCGACGACGAGAAGAAACTCGAACGGTAGAAATGGTCCGTGTTGGTCAGGCTGTTAAATTGGAAGCAATAGTTCGCGGTCTAGCACCAACTTCTCTGGCCACGGTCGGTCCATTGAAACCAAGACCTTGGGAACCGAGATGTATTTACCCAGATTTCCCGCACGTCGTAATTTGCGGTGACGTTTGGTCGGAGAATAGGATGATACTTGCAACGGAAAATGGAACTTTTCTGGTCGAAG AGGGTTTCTCTCACAGAATGATTTTCGACGAGTCAGTTCAGATCAAACAACTCGACGTGGTAGAACAACACGGTATTCTACTCTTTCGTGGAATCGATAAAGGCAAAGAAAGCGTTTACGTTTTTCGTTTACGTGAATTTGATTACGATTCGGCGTTGAGTGCAAAGACGTACAAATTCCCCGAATTCTTTAACAATcgcgacgacgaagacgagggAGACGAGCACGACGAAGAAACGGAAGAGAACGGTGAGAACGAGGAAGATTATAGAGACGGCGAGATCGAGGAAGAGGATTCCGAAGCGATTTATccagaaaatttcaaattcaaatCGTCTTTACGTTCTCGAGCACGGAGACAGCCCCGACCACCCGCGGTTAGAAGTCGAGCGCATATTAAGGATAGAAAATTGGCTCGTACTCGTGGTTGTCATCTCTACAGTATCACCAGGCAAGGTGGCTCGCACTTGCGAATG TGTGCGGCCGTTGGACGACGTTTGACGGTCCTCCAATGGAAACATAACGCAGCCTGGACAGCTTGGTGCTCTTCCGCAGACACCGACACGATCGAAGGTTTCTTGCTGCTCAAGGAATTCACAGCTAGCGAAAGCCCAATTCTTATTACGATGATAGAGAGCACGGAGATAGGGAACGAATGGATGCTGTGTTGCGGTGCACGTCATCATTACGAACTCTTCACGGCGTCCGGAAGTTCGCGAATAGTTCACGTCGAAACGAACAAACCGCACATCGTCGCAGCGATCGATCTGCGCGAGGACGAGGAACCAGAACTATTGCTCTGTTATAACA ATATGTGTCACTTCCAAAAGTGCTCGGAGGAGAGTACTGCTCCCACGGACTTTGATTTCAAATGGAATTCAGTGCCAATTGCTATAG CTTGTGCTTTTCCTTACGTGATAGCGTTTACCGCTGACACAATGGAAATTCGTTTGATAATAAATGGAAATCTTGTACATACGATCGCCATGCCGAATCTTTGTTTGATAACTtcgaaaagagatatattttttgctaCGACCGCTCCGGAATTTCTATCCGGGAAATGCGAACGTATTCGACTTGACGCGAAACCTACcgagaaagaggaacaaaCAGGCAGTCCACCACCAACGACGCAATCTTCCTCCTCGTCTCGATCAAACTCGCAAA ACAATCATAGCGATTGGAAACCGATAAGGATCTACAGAATACCATTGCAAACTCTCTCGCGAAATATGACGTCGACTTGTAACCAAAGAAGATGCCCGAGTCCAGTGGAACCAGAAATCGTTTCTGCTCCGTTGACCGGcggagaaaataattttttgagcGTGGAATCACCAAGAATCTTAAGCAGGTCTTGCAACAGCAGTCCGACGCCACCAAGTGCCGCTGAAGATCTGATTCCTACTGTGtgtagaaaatag